One part of the Halobacteria archaeon AArc-dxtr1 genome encodes these proteins:
- a CDS encoding chromosome segregation protein SMC produces the protein MSPERSSGSTIEVTAENVGGIDQTTVTLRQGVNVLTGRNATNRTSFLQAIMAALGSERPSLKGDATTGSVELQLDQNRYTRSLGRQNGTVAFGGEPYLSDPELADLFACLLESNDARRAVEQGAELRDLIMRPVDTDEIRAEIELLKAEKRDLDESIAELDRLEDELPNLERQRTSLAKKIEAATERIDTLESDLDDHELNVDESRTQKEDIDDAFTELRTARKELEAVEYDLETEQESLSELEREREELADEIDALEEADVDSAAQLEGQIAELRDRKQSLDSTAGELQNVIQFNERRLEGDGSAIEASLGSTSDDVTDRLLESDPGVVCWTCGTEVGRSHIESTLDRLREIHRETLEERTDVQDRIDDLSSRRSAIAEREQRRNQLKQERERTATQLKRQRERVTELREKRADHRERVAELEERTDEFEETNYSDVLETHRELNRAELEREQHQEKLASVTERIESLEERIEEREALAERRSEVESELAECRTRVERIEREAIEAFNDHIESLLSLLEYANLDRIWIERLEPNGGQGSPGTASTFELHIVRAAEDGTAYEDTIEHLSESEREVTGLVFALAGYLVHDVYEEVPFMLLDSLEAIDSDRIAALVEYFESYVDCLVVALLPEDAAALPEEYHYIEEI, from the coding sequence ATGTCTCCAGAGCGGTCGTCCGGTTCGACTATCGAGGTCACCGCTGAGAACGTCGGCGGGATTGATCAGACTACCGTCACACTCCGTCAGGGAGTGAACGTGTTGACAGGGCGAAACGCGACCAACCGGACATCGTTTTTGCAGGCGATCATGGCGGCACTGGGGAGCGAACGACCGTCGCTGAAAGGCGATGCAACGACCGGAAGCGTCGAGTTGCAACTCGACCAGAACCGGTACACCCGCTCGCTGGGGCGGCAAAACGGCACTGTGGCGTTCGGTGGAGAACCCTATCTCTCGGACCCGGAACTCGCCGATCTCTTTGCGTGTCTCCTCGAATCGAACGACGCACGGCGGGCCGTCGAGCAGGGGGCAGAGCTGCGAGATCTCATCATGCGACCGGTCGATACGGACGAAATTCGAGCTGAGATCGAGTTGCTCAAGGCTGAAAAGCGCGACCTGGACGAATCGATCGCAGAGCTCGACCGTCTCGAAGACGAGCTTCCCAACCTCGAGCGACAGCGGACGTCTCTGGCGAAGAAGATTGAGGCGGCGACCGAACGGATCGACACGCTCGAATCCGATCTGGACGACCACGAACTCAACGTCGACGAGAGCCGGACCCAAAAGGAAGATATCGACGATGCCTTCACGGAGCTTCGAACGGCTCGCAAGGAGTTAGAGGCCGTCGAGTACGATCTCGAGACCGAACAGGAGAGCCTCAGCGAACTCGAGCGCGAACGTGAGGAGCTGGCCGACGAAATCGACGCACTCGAGGAGGCTGACGTCGATTCCGCAGCCCAGCTCGAGGGACAAATCGCGGAACTGCGCGACAGAAAACAGTCACTCGACTCGACCGCCGGCGAACTCCAGAACGTCATTCAGTTCAACGAGCGTCGACTCGAAGGAGATGGATCCGCGATCGAAGCCTCACTCGGATCGACCTCCGACGACGTAACTGATCGACTCCTCGAGAGCGACCCGGGTGTCGTCTGCTGGACCTGTGGCACCGAGGTCGGCCGTTCACACATCGAATCGACACTCGATCGACTGCGTGAGATCCACCGCGAGACGCTAGAAGAGCGAACCGACGTACAGGACCGGATCGACGATCTCTCAAGCCGGCGTTCTGCGATCGCAGAGCGCGAACAACGCCGCAATCAACTCAAACAGGAGAGAGAGCGCACGGCGACACAACTCAAGCGCCAGCGAGAGCGGGTCACCGAACTCCGCGAGAAGCGAGCCGACCACCGCGAACGCGTCGCGGAGCTCGAGGAGCGGACCGACGAATTCGAGGAGACGAATTACAGCGACGTCTTAGAGACCCACCGCGAACTGAACCGGGCCGAACTCGAACGCGAACAGCACCAGGAGAAACTGGCGTCGGTGACAGAGCGGATCGAGTCTCTCGAGGAACGGATCGAAGAGCGCGAGGCCCTCGCAGAACGCCGTAGCGAGGTCGAGTCGGAGCTGGCAGAGTGTCGGACGCGCGTCGAGCGAATCGAGCGCGAGGCGATCGAGGCGTTCAACGACCATATCGAGTCGCTGCTCTCGCTGCTCGAGTATGCGAACCTAGACCGGATCTGGATCGAGCGCCTCGAACCGAACGGCGGACAGGGATCGCCCGGCACAGCGAGTACGTTCGAACTCCACATCGTCCGTGCGGCCGAAGACGGCACCGCATACGAGGACACGATCGAACATCTCTCGGAGAGCGAGCGGGAGGTGACCGGGCTGGTCTTTGCACTTGCGGGGTATCTGGTCCACGACGTCTACGAAGAAGTCCCGTTCATGCTCTTAGACTCCCTCGAGGCGATCGACTCCGATCGGATCGCGGCGCTCGTCGAGTACTTCGAGTCCTACGTCGACTGTCTCGTCGTGGCGCTACTGCCCGAGGACGCCGCCGCGCTCCCGGAAGAGTACCACTACATCGAGGAGATCTGA
- a CDS encoding glycosyl hydrolase, producing the protein MSDSNLPALSRRRYCAAIGAAAATGLLGSTSGLAEESVGSGGYHLDPPEGASTHQYDRHTTESFGDGPIPTNDWYTTIPMEGITGDGTLIAAHPLFFKTQETGLEVGHPTTWETSWNESAQVGDAWMDDEMHLSIAHADAEDYNDVALDAHGDWSASAVWGEGTDAELRTTIAQGSPFVFCEAAEGGVAVAFDDDPDMFTADGAVVGVTVDDVDYGLYAPADDAWDLDGDVATTTGEYCTVAVLPDAAFLDPVADYAYNRVTNTVFDWEYDREGAQAITSFSFETESEPESNASGTLTALYPHQWKDADDDLLAAELDVEATYPSPRGEMRLVAVESFDIPYRYGGTLPFLPDEGNYDRDQIESEIAAVDTGIAGGVDQDTYNFGKEAASRLAKTAAVADQLGMDDERDAMLDAAREGLEEWFTPSESATFYYDDSLGALMGVPDSHGSITELNDHHFHYGHYVWAAARIARHDPDWVDDWGEMVEELIHDYASPQRDHDRYPFTRNFSVYAGHSWAHGSGGFDRGNNQESSSEALMSYAAMIEWGAHTGNDEIRDFGIVLYSMHVRAIREYWYDADEEHFPAEWESAFAGIVWGDGVAHSTWWTDDSEAVVGINMLPLAGYSLHLGRDQEAAERTFDAIAELKDDEFTYWPDVMWMYRAFSDSEDAIDRFESRLDSYDRESAQETAHTRYWLYALDAMGSPTTSVTADTPFYTVFDDGDELTYAAYNATDTETTVTFSDGAELTVPPTELVASRGPPESDSDGGNGDENDDNGEGSGDRGGQNGADDADDGDDDAIPGFGLLTGAAGAAGGAYYAARRRGGDESQE; encoded by the coding sequence ATGAGTGATTCGAACCTCCCTGCGCTCTCTCGGCGACGGTACTGTGCGGCCATCGGCGCAGCGGCGGCGACCGGACTCCTCGGTTCGACGTCCGGGCTGGCCGAGGAGTCGGTCGGCAGCGGCGGCTATCACCTCGACCCACCTGAGGGCGCATCCACGCACCAGTACGATCGGCACACGACCGAGAGCTTCGGCGACGGCCCGATCCCGACCAACGACTGGTACACGACGATTCCGATGGAGGGAATCACCGGCGACGGGACGTTGATCGCGGCCCACCCCCTCTTTTTCAAGACCCAGGAGACCGGTCTCGAGGTCGGCCATCCGACCACCTGGGAGACCAGCTGGAACGAGAGCGCGCAGGTCGGCGACGCCTGGATGGACGACGAGATGCACCTCTCGATCGCCCACGCCGACGCCGAGGACTACAACGACGTCGCACTCGACGCCCACGGGGACTGGTCGGCGAGCGCGGTGTGGGGCGAGGGGACGGACGCCGAACTTCGAACGACGATCGCCCAGGGGTCGCCGTTCGTCTTCTGCGAGGCGGCCGAAGGCGGCGTCGCCGTCGCCTTTGACGACGACCCAGACATGTTCACCGCCGACGGCGCCGTCGTCGGCGTGACCGTCGATGACGTCGACTACGGTCTCTACGCACCAGCAGACGACGCCTGGGATCTCGACGGAGACGTTGCGACTACTACGGGCGAGTACTGCACCGTCGCCGTCCTGCCCGACGCGGCGTTCCTTGATCCCGTCGCCGACTACGCGTACAACCGAGTCACGAACACCGTCTTCGACTGGGAGTACGACCGGGAGGGTGCGCAAGCGATCACGTCGTTTTCGTTCGAGACCGAGTCCGAACCCGAGAGCAACGCGTCGGGGACGCTTACGGCGCTGTACCCCCACCAGTGGAAGGACGCCGACGACGACCTGCTGGCGGCCGAACTGGACGTCGAGGCGACCTATCCCTCCCCGCGCGGCGAGATGCGGCTGGTGGCAGTCGAGTCGTTCGACATCCCCTATCGCTACGGCGGCACGTTACCCTTCCTCCCTGACGAGGGCAACTACGATCGGGATCAGATAGAAAGCGAAATTGCGGCCGTCGACACCGGCATCGCGGGTGGCGTCGATCAGGATACCTACAACTTCGGGAAAGAGGCCGCAAGCCGACTCGCAAAGACCGCCGCGGTCGCAGACCAGCTTGGCATGGACGACGAGCGCGACGCGATGCTCGACGCCGCTCGCGAGGGACTCGAGGAGTGGTTTACGCCCAGCGAGTCGGCGACGTTTTACTACGACGATTCCCTGGGCGCGCTCATGGGCGTCCCGGACAGTCACGGCTCGATTACCGAGCTCAACGACCACCACTTCCACTATGGCCATTACGTCTGGGCAGCCGCGCGGATCGCCCGCCACGACCCCGACTGGGTCGACGACTGGGGCGAGATGGTCGAGGAGCTGATTCACGACTACGCCAGCCCGCAGCGAGATCACGACCGGTATCCGTTCACTCGGAACTTTAGCGTCTACGCCGGCCACTCGTGGGCGCATGGCTCCGGTGGCTTCGACCGCGGGAACAACCAGGAGTCCTCCTCGGAGGCGCTCATGTCCTACGCGGCGATGATCGAATGGGGCGCACACACCGGGAACGACGAGATCCGGGACTTCGGGATCGTCCTCTACTCGATGCACGTTCGGGCCATCAGAGAGTACTGGTACGACGCCGACGAGGAGCACTTCCCGGCGGAGTGGGAGTCGGCGTTTGCCGGCATCGTCTGGGGCGACGGCGTCGCCCACTCGACCTGGTGGACCGACGACAGCGAGGCAGTTGTCGGCATCAATATGCTTCCGCTGGCGGGCTACTCGCTGCACCTCGGCCGGGACCAGGAGGCCGCCGAACGCACGTTCGACGCCATCGCCGAGTTGAAAGACGACGAGTTCACCTACTGGCCGGACGTGATGTGGATGTACCGCGCCTTTTCCGATAGCGAGGACGCCATCGACCGCTTCGAATCGCGCCTCGACAGCTACGATCGAGAGAGCGCCCAGGAGACGGCTCACACCCGCTACTGGCTGTACGCACTCGACGCAATGGGTTCGCCGACCACGAGCGTAACAGCCGACACGCCGTTTTACACCGTCTTTGACGACGGCGACGAGCTGACGTACGCGGCCTACAACGCGACCGACACAGAGACTACGGTGACGTTCTCCGACGGCGCCGAGCTCACCGTTCCGCCGACCGAACTCGTGGCTTCCCGCGGACCGCCCGAGTCGGACAGCGATGGTGGAAACGGGGACGAGAACGACGACAACGGTGAGGGGAGTGGAGACCGCGGCGGCCAGAACGGGGCCGACGACGCGGACGACGGAGATGACGACGCGATTCCCGGTTTCGGCCTCCTGACCGGAGCAGCCGGGGCGGCCGGCGGCGCCTACTACGCGGCCCGGCGACGTGGTGGTGACGAGTCACAGGAGTAA